The following are encoded together in the Gammaproteobacteria bacterium genome:
- a CDS encoding UDP-2,3-diacylglucosamine diphosphatase: MKRLKWSIKPFSKPNSCGLALALALASHFYSLYFMHTLFISDLHLDARQPAVLQLFHDFINQQAAHAEKLYILGDFVEYWLGDDDPNPEFLDCFKALKKLSQNGTRVFLMHGNRDFLLGKQMLANYGIELIDDPTLIDLYGTPTVLMHGDTLCSDDVKYQAFRQQVRDAHWQTAFLAKPMAERIAMVKGLREASQAATGGKSSEIMDVNQIEVEKVMRKYKVQQLIHGHTHRPKTHHFFLDKQPCTRIVLADWQDHCCYLKINNDALS, encoded by the coding sequence TTGAAAAGGCTGAAGTGGTCGATTAAGCCCTTCTCAAAGCCAAACTCTTGCGGTTTGGCTTTGGCTTTGGCTTTGGCTTCCCACTTTTATTCTCTCTATTTTATGCACACACTTTTTATTTCTGATTTACACTTGGATGCCCGTCAACCAGCGGTGTTACAGCTGTTTCACGATTTTATTAATCAACAAGCAGCTCATGCTGAAAAACTCTATATTTTAGGTGATTTTGTTGAATATTGGCTCGGCGATGATGATCCAAATCCCGAGTTTCTCGACTGTTTTAAGGCACTGAAAAAACTCAGCCAAAACGGTACCCGTGTTTTTTTAATGCACGGCAATCGTGATTTTCTGCTCGGTAAACAGATGCTGGCCAATTACGGCATCGAATTAATCGACGATCCCACGCTCATTGATCTTTACGGCACTCCCACCGTGCTGATGCACGGTGACACTCTTTGCAGCGACGATGTGAAATACCAAGCCTTTCGCCAACAGGTACGCGATGCACATTGGCAAACGGCCTTTTTGGCCAAGCCTATGGCAGAGCGCATCGCAATGGTCAAAGGTTTACGTGAAGCAAGCCAAGCAGCGACAGGGGGAAAAAGCAGTGAAATTATGGATGTCAATCAAATAGAAGTTGAAAAAGTCATGCGGAAATACAAGGTGCAACAACTGATTCATGGCCATACCCATCGACCAAAAACCCATCACTTTTTTTTAGACAAACAGCCCTGCACTCGAATCGTCCTCGCCGACTGGCAAGATCACTGCTGTTATTTAAAAATTAACA
- a CDS encoding peptidylprolyl isomerase: MIKLHTSMGLITLELDHEKAPKTAANFEQYAKDGFYDGTIFHRVIPGFMVQGGGMEPGMSEKTTRANIENEANNGLTNDVGTIAMARTPDPHSASSQFFLNVSNNDFLNFTAPTQQGWGYCVFGKIVDGLDIMMEISKVSTGNAGGHADVPTVDVMIEKAEVVD, translated from the coding sequence ATGATTAAACTGCACACCTCAATGGGTCTGATCACCCTCGAACTCGACCACGAAAAAGCCCCCAAAACCGCTGCCAATTTTGAGCAATACGCCAAAGACGGTTTTTATGATGGCACCATCTTTCACCGCGTCATCCCTGGTTTTATGGTGCAAGGCGGTGGCATGGAGCCAGGCATGAGCGAAAAAACAACCCGCGCCAACATCGAAAACGAAGCCAACAACGGCCTCACCAACGACGTGGGCACCATCGCCATGGCGCGTACCCCTGATCCTCATTCTGCCAGCTCGCAGTTTTTCCTCAACGTCAGCAACAACGATTTTCTGAACTTCACCGCCCCCACCCAACAAGGCTGGGGTTACTGTGTCTTTGGTAAAATAGTTGATGGGCTGGACATCATGATGGAGATCAGCAAAGTCTCCACCGGCAACGCAGGCGGTCACGCTGACGTGCCTACCGTTGACGTGATGATTGAAAAGGCTGAAGTGGTCGATTAA